Proteins from a genomic interval of Arachis hypogaea cultivar Tifrunner chromosome 10, arahy.Tifrunner.gnm2.J5K5, whole genome shotgun sequence:
- the LOC140175574 gene encoding uncharacterized protein, protein MRLCCGLQDIHGVQLEEFAKWLLQIGDRLLGDNTDGESVIRIPNNLLLDIEYPCLHDLVVFIYPNVLLHSSSVNYFKGRSILAPTLDVVIEINNHVMSLIPGNERVYLSSDTLINEDGHMESELYTMSMESLNTLNCSKITQHQLVLKIGVPVMLFRNIDQSNGLCNGTRMMNMSPNNDILPIRFTRRQFPVALCFVMTINKSQGQTLSTVGVYLPRPFFTHGQLYVVLSRVSMHSGLKILSVGSNGTISDHIINVAYKEVFAGLLPNILP, encoded by the exons ATGAGGCTGTGTTGTGGTTTGCAAGATATCCACGGTGTACAATTAGAGGAATTTGCTAAATGGCTGCTTCAAATTGGTGACAGGTTACTTGGAGACAACACCGATGGCGAATCAGTAATTAGAATACCCAACAACTTGCTACTGGATATTGAGTATCCATGTCTACATGATTTGGTGGTGTTCATTTATCCTAACGTTTTACTCCATTCTTCCAGTGTGAATTATTTTAAGGGTAGGAGTATATTAGCACCAACACTTGATGTTGTAATTGAAATAAACAATCATGTGATGTCTTTGATCCCTGGCAACGAGAGGGTTTACTTGAGCTCTGATACACTAATTAATGAAGATGGTCACATGGAATCTGAATTATACACAATGAGCATGGAGTCATTGAATACGTTGAATTGTTCAAAAATTACCCAACACCAGTTAGTACTTAAAATTGGTGTTCCTGTGATGCTTTTTCGCAATATTGACCAATCCAATGGACTATGCAACGGTACGCGAAT GATGAACATGTCACCTAATAATGATATATTACCGATTAGGTTTACTCGACGACAGTTTCCGGTTGCGCTTTGCTTTGTGATGACCATAAACAAGTCCCAAGGTCAAACGCTATCAACCGTTGGCGTGTATCTTCCAAGGCCTTTTTTTACTCATGGTCAGCTTTATGTTGTGCTCTCTCGGGTCAGCATGCATTCTGGACTGAAGATATTATCTGTTGGTTCTAACGGCACAATTTCAGATCATATTATTAATGTTGCCTATAAAGAAGTTTTTGCTGGCTTGCTACCTAACATTCTGCCTTGA
- the LOC140175575 gene encoding uncharacterized protein, whose amino-acid sequence MNDKPFQLRPTLSQLDVSVMFIMIRGMPDCSVSFVKWSLFLNGQRLTKRLILIDICMSHSNPISACSKNHPPLLSHAKVLPSPSADNPRFPLASSSPCNVRRSGDKQKRSVTRTTPVGYSPLSRSAHYYLPQASDIQVEAFIASSTEPGVILNNYDYEFIDILTYYRSPGKLDFVLFHMFTRCLVYWATHVNMCFLWGNMWMHERLTKGGANNTILFAICCMSGKVTLPLLSVLPPLLGVLLDGDDERALHYQKHIRAFNDIFLFTSMAGKIQYTLNKGSAPPMQRFAEDSTTPLQLRFIKKRNIDGRRYNLPSVSEVAALIIGDFDMDNLSRDVTHSNQLKRTDVNHPQYLALQFPLLFPFGEDGFQSDILISDERSKQQLHKRETISMREFLSFRIQMRSHESQVLLKSRRLFQQFLVDSYTMVEAERLQYHRFHQSKFRSHQLQGLHECLIQGETQAARTGKRVIMPSSFVGGPRYMYNNCKDAFAICRYAGYPSYFITITCNPDWNEIKDCVANYSLKPSDKPDIISRVFKIKLDALLKDLKDGSIFKKLKGIVYTVEFQNRGLPHCHILLFVQPTEKPRSFDDIDHHISAEIPDEHTQPKLYSLVQKFMVHGPCGVLNTSSPCMVNGRCSKFYPMPFCEKTSIDSASFPKYKRSDNGRSISKRNVNLDNRFIVPYNATLLLKYGCHINVEYTCQTSAIKYLFKYVHKGNECVTASFFRLHDSADSVVTVDEIQNYHDCRYISTCQASWQLFEFEIQFKEPNVIHLPFHLPNEPNVLYENHKLIKNVIEAAVSKDSMFIGWFKANKDFDLARILQDDGEFIDVLNEASVWASPNYIKRLFAMLLMLNNIVRPDMVWEQCFHRSVHEIKSITLAKIEKPLQPNGRSLKEFTDMLFPDSVDSTEPSDTVFFDELNFDRT is encoded by the exons ATGAACGACAAGCCATTTCAGTTGCGCCCCACACTTTCCCAGCTTGATGTATCTGTTATGTTCATAATGAT TCGCGGGATGCCAGATTGTTCCGTTTCCTTTGTGAAGTGGTCTCTTTTCCTTAATGGTCAAAGACTAACCAAGCGG TTGATCCTAATAGATATATGTATGAGTCATTCCAACCCGATATCGGCCTGCTCCAAAAATCACCCGCCACTGTTGTCACACGCCAAG GTATTGCCTTCTCCCTCCGCGGATAACCCCCGTTTTCCCCTTGCAAGTTCCTCACCATGCAACGTACGTAGGTCTGGTGACAAACAAAAGCGTTCTGTAACACGTACCAC TCCAGTTGGCTATTCCCCTTTGTCCCGGTCAGCACATTATTATCTGCCTCAGGCTAGCGACATCCAAGTTGAAGCTTTTATTGCATCTTCTACTGAACCAGGTGTTATTCTCAATAACTATGATTATGAGTTTATAGATATTTTGACCTATTATCGCTCTCCTGGAAAACTTGATTTTGTTTTATTTCATATGTTCACTAGATGTTTGGTCTATTGGGCAACCCACGTAAATATGTGTTTTTTGTGGGGGAACATGTGGATGCACGAGCGCCTTACGAAAGGTGGAGCCAATAACACTATATTATTTGCTATTTGTTGTATGAGTGGAAAGGTCACTCTCCCTTTGTTGTCGGTTCTGCCACCATTGTTGGGGGTGTTGTTGGATGGTGATGATGAACGAGCTTTGCATTATCAGAAACATATTAGGGCCTTTAATGATATATTTTTGTTCACATCTATGGCTGGAAAGATTCAGTACACACTAAACAAGGGTTCTGCTCCCCCCAT GCAAAGGTTCGCTGAAGATTCAACCACTCCGCTACAGCTTCGTTTTATTAAGAAGAGGAATATTGATGGTAGACGATATAATCTACCATCAGTATCTGAAGTTGCTGCTCTTATTATAGGTGATTTTGATATGGATAACCTTTCGAGGGACGTT acgCATTCAAATCAGTTGAAACGCACTGATGTTAATCATCCCCAGTACCTTGCACTACAGTTTCCCTTGCTTTTTCCATTTGGAGAAGATGGTTTTCAGAGTGATATCTTAATATCCGATGAAAGATCTAAGCAACAGTTACATAAGCGAGAAACAATTAGCATGAGGGAGTTTCTGTCTTTTCGAATCCAAATGAGATCGCATGAGTCGCAAGTTCTTCTCAAATCAAGACGTTTGTTCCAACAATTTTTGGTTGACAGTTATACTATGGTAGAAGCTGAAAGATTACAATACCACAGGTTTCACCAAAGCAAGTTTCGCTCCCATCAACTGCAAGGCCTACACGAGTGCCTAATTCAGGGTGAGACACAGGCTGCAAGAACTGGAAAACGAGTTATCATGCCGTCTTCATTTGTCGGCGGTCCCCGATATATGTACAACAATTGCAAAGATGCATTTGCTATTTGCAGGTATGCCGGTTACCCTAGTTATTTCATTACTATCACATGTAACCCAGATTGGAATGAGATTAAAGATTGTGTTGCGAACTATTCATTAAAGCCAAGTGACAAGCCTGATATCATATCAAGGGTTTTCAAGATCAAGTTAGATGCCTTGCTAAAAGACTTAAAGGATGGGTCCATATTCAAAAAGCTCAAAGGAA ttGTGTACACAGTTGAATTCCAGAACCGTGGTCTTCCCCACTGTcacattttattatttgttcagcCAACCGAGAAGCCTAGATCATTCGATGATATTGACCATCATATATCGGCCGAGATACCTGACGAACACACCCAACCTAAGCTGTACAGCTTAGTCCAGAAATTCATGGTTCATGGACCCTGTGGGGTTTTGAACACGAGTAGCCCGTGTATGGTTAATGGGAGGTGTTCCAAGTTTTATCCAATGCCTTTTTGTGAGAAAACATCCATAGACAGTGCAAGTTTTCCCAAGTATAAACGGTCAGATAATGGTCGTTCAATAAGCAAGAGGAATGTGAACCTCGACAATCGGTTTATTGTCCCGTACAATGCAACATTGCTCCTTAAGTATGGGTGCCACATAAATGTCGAGTATACTTGCCAGACGTCTGCTATTAAGTATTTGTTCAAGTACGTCCACAAAGGTAATGAATGCGTCACAGCTTCATTCTTCCGATTACATGATTCAGCTGATTCTGTTGTCACTGTGGATGAAATCCAAAACTACCATGATTGCCGGTATATATCTACTTGTCAGGCATCTTGGCAGCTATTCGAGTTTGAGATTCAGTTCAAAGAGCCTAACGTCATCCACCTTCCATTCCATCTGCCAAATGAACCGAATGTTTTGTACGAAAATCATAAGCTTATTAAGAATGTTATCGAGGCCGCGGTCTCAAAGGATAGTATGTTTATTGGCTGGTTTAAGGCTAACAAGGATTTTGATCTAGCCC GGATATTGCAGGACGATGGGGAATTTATCGATGTACTTAATGAAGCCAGTGTGTGGGCATCACCGAATTATATCAAGAGATTGTTTGCAATGCTTTTGATGTTAAACAACATTGTACGCCCTGACATGGTGTGGGAGCAAT GTTTCCACCGTTCCGTTCATGAGATCAAGTCCATCACGCTTGCCAAAATTGAAAAACCTTTGCAGCCGAATGGTAGGAGCCTAAAAGAATTTACTGACATGCTGTTTCCTGATTCTGTTGATTCGACTGAACCTTCCGACACAGTCTTTTTTGATGAGCTCAATTTTGACAGGACATAG
- the LOC112715123 gene encoding glycosyl hydrolase 5 family protein encodes MSLITNNIGIVYTTLFLLSCSSTLQNTKAVPLHTNGRWIVDEEEGEQRVKLACLNWVSHLEASVPEGLNKQPLDEISKRIKSLGFNCVRLTWPLQLVTNASLSSLSVRQSLNNLGLLDSIAGVQSNNPNFIDLPLIECFQAVVKSLGENDVMVILDNHVTQPSWCCSAMDGNGFFGDTFLDPDLWIMGLTKMATLFNGVTNVVGFSLRNELRGPKQNVNDWYRYMPKGAEAVHAANPDVLVIFSGLNFDTDLSLLQNQSVKLTFNGKLVFEVHRYSFSNGQAWELGNPNQVCGQVTLDFMRNCGFLLDQGMPLFLSEFGVNMRGTSVNDNRYFNCFMGLLAELDLDWALWTLVGSYYLREGVVGASEDYGVLNSDWSQVSNSSFLQRVSSIQQPFQGPTLLEIKPHKVIFHPLTGLCIIRNSTVDPLTLGPCSNSDGWDYTPEDKTLSIKGTNLCLQAERERMAAKLGTCLGSNSSIWEMISDSKMHLSSRVNNNNNGSVCLDVDTNNIIVTNACKCLSQDTQCDPVSQWFKLIDSSRRSTTRLSIDSMLSLSEIDISRNY; translated from the exons ATGAGTCTCATCACCAACAATATTGGTATTGTCTATACTaccctcttccttctctcttgttcttccACACTCCAGAACACAAAAGCAGTGCCTCTTCACACCAACGGAAGGTGGATAGTAGACGAAGAAGAAGGAGAGCAAAGAGTGAAGCTTGCATGTCTCAACTGGGTCTCCCATTTGGAAGCATCAGTTCCTGAGGGACTAAACAAACAGCCCCTTGATGAAATCTCAAAGAGAATCAAGTCATTGGGTTTTAACTGCGTTAGGCTCACTTGGCCACTTCAATTGGTCACCAATGCTTCCCTTTCTTCACTCTCTGTTAGACAGTCCCTCAATAATCTTGGCCTTCTTGATTCCATCGCCGGTGTGCAATCCAATAATCCCAACTTCATTGACCTTCCCCTCATCGAATGTTTCCAG GCGGTGGTGAAAAGCTTGGGAGAGAACGATGTGATGGTGATTTTGGACAATCACGTGACCCAACCCAGTTGGTGCTGCAGTGCCATGGACGGCAACGGCTTCTTTGGTGACACGTTTCTTGATCCAGACCTATGGATTATGGGCCTTACTAAGATGGCTACCCTTTTCAATGGAGTGACTAATGTTGTTGGATTCAGTTTAAGAAATGAGCTAAGAGGCCCCAAACAGAATGTCAATGATTGGTATAG GTACATGCCTAAAGGAGCAGAAGCAGTACATGCTGCGAATCCAGATGTTCTAGTAATTTTCTCTGGCCTAAATTTTGACACAGATTTATCATTACTTCAAAATCAGTCAGTGAAACTCACTTTTAACGGGAAGCTAGTATTTGAGGTGCATAGATATAGCTTCAGTAATGGTCAAGCATGGGAGTTGGGGAATCCAAACCAAGTGTGTGGACAAGTCACTTTAGATTTTATGAGAAATTGTGGGTTTTTGTTGGACCAAGGGATGCCATTATTTTTGAGTGAGTTTGGTGTAAACATGAGAGGAACAAGTGTTAATGACAATAGGTACTTTAATTGCTTTATGGGTTTGTTAGCTGAGCTTGATTTGGATTGGGCCTTATGGACACTTGTTGGGAGTTACTACCTTAGAGAAGGGGTGGTTGGAGCAAGTGAGGATTATGGTGTTCTTAATTCAGATTGGAGCCAAGTTAGCAATTCAAGTTTCTTGCAAAGGGTCTCATCCATTCAACAACCTTTTCAAG GGCCAACATTACTAGAAATTAAACCACACAAAGTGATCTTTCATCCACTGACAGGTCTATGTATCATAAGGAATTCAACGGTTGACCCGTTGACTTTGGGACCTTGCTCTAATTCTGATGGGTGGGACTACACACCAGAAGATAAAACACTATCCATAAAGGGCACAAATTTGTGTTTACAAGCAGAGAGAGAAAGGATGGCAGCAAAACTTGGAACATGTTTAGGTTCAAACTCATCAATATGGGAAATGATCTCTGATTCAAAGATGCATCTCTCATCAAgagtaaacaacaacaacaatggtagTGTTTGTTTGGATGTGGACACCAACAACATCATTGTTACAAATGCTTGCAAATGTTTGAGTCAAGATACTCAATGTGATCCTGTAAGTCAATGGTTCAAACTTATTGATAGCTCAAGGAGGTCAACTACAAGATTATCGATTGACTCAATGCTGAGTTTATCAGAAATTGACATTTCTAGGAATTATTGA